One Diospyros lotus cultivar Yz01 chromosome 1, ASM1463336v1, whole genome shotgun sequence genomic window carries:
- the LOC127792869 gene encoding protein GAMETOPHYTE DEFECTIVE 1 has translation MPKTSEQTMAFFDLNIPYHESDKNIPDKSTRKSNRLKLTVKLMELGYSGAAYNRTIKGVMSESDRCATALFPLSSVLKLAPSLSAAVSLHRRRLGLPSSSPFRQYTRLTVAVDSPAQASALNSGNPILKTYDIVAVRPLNQNAFEQACQASEVDLIAIDFSEKLPFRLKQPMVKAAIQRGVYFEITYSGLIMNAQVRRQMISNAKLLVDWTRGKNIIFSSAAPSVTELRGPYDISNLSSLVGLSVERAKAALSKNCRSLIANALRKKQYYKEAIRVEVIPPGKQFDSMESWPDDWLKWDPISSGEGDLLLDDMARSFSTSSKVSKTVKAIDFTSIRGNLSSSGLQIVDLKSTQTTEQQLLLVGKKNSVAVETDASIAVIGQSQRLDSLDSHPLADCNISYDIPSQRHTYCSGESMKSFLPSETLRDFNNSGRIVTHTGEEELKNSNQLDVPFTSLGIKIHSMQPENITTTCDAHVIPHNHDAMCHTSAMDTEIAAACDVADAEDSAQPNVIKFSVFQNEGPKQSSHLDALSITNHGTDGGIVIEENMKVEDDFLLPSSEKSMHEDFMEIEQSREARDDPVSTARVLSIVESHNEIKDSEDHQIVHYGLREEFAMEEPMQNEHRADINYPTSVKRKVKQRKRSKACLLPFKRFLNPTPFKRKAQKTKAMIKLV, from the exons ATGCCCAAAACCTCTGAACAAACAATGGCGTTCTTCGATCTCAACATACCCTACCACGAATCCGATAAAAACATTCCCGACAAATCCACTCGAAAATCCAATCGCCTGAAGCTCACTGTGAAGTTAATGGAATTGGGCTACTCCGGCGCCGCCTACAACCGCACCATCAAGGGCGTCATGTCGGAATCCGACCGCTGCGCCACGGCTCTCTTCCCTCTCTCCTCCGTCCTCAAGCTCGCTCCCTCCCTCTCCGCCGCCGTCAGCCTCCACCGCCGCCGCCTCGGCCTCCCCTCCTCCTCCCCCTTCCGCCAGTACACCCGATTGACCGTCGCCGTCGACAGTCCCGCCCAGGCTTCGGCTCTCAATTCGGGAAACCCTATTCTCAAGACGTACGATATCGTTGCGGTCCGGCCGTTGAATCAGAACGCATTCGAGCAGGCTTGCCAGGCTTCTGAG GTCGACTTGATTGCGATTGATTTTTCGGAGAAGTTGCCATTTAGGTTGAAACAACCAATGGTGAAAGCTGCCATTCAG CGTGGGGTGTATTTTGAAATTACATACTCGGGTCTTATCATGAATGCTCAAGTGAGGAGGCAAATGATTTCTAATGCTAAG TTACTGGTGGATTGGACTCGTGggaagaatattattttttcaagtgCTGCCCCTTCTGTTACCGAATTGAGAGGACCGTatgatatttctaatttatcatCACTAGTTGGGCTCTCCGTGGAACGTGCTAAAGCAGCCCTATCGAAAAATTGTAG ATCTCTCATAGCTAATGCTTTGAGGAAAAAGCAATATTATAAGGAGGCAATCAGAGTTGAAGTAATTCCACCCGGGAAACAATTTGATTCGATGGAATCTTGGCCCGATGACTGGCTTAAATGGGATCCGATCTCTAGTGGTGAGGGTGATTTATTATTAGATGACATGGCAAGGTCCTTCTCTACCTCCAGCAAAGTTTCCAAAACTGTGAAAGCCATTGATTTCACTTCAATCAGGGGCAATTTATCATCAAGTGGGCTGCAAATTGTAGATTTGAAGTCTACACAGACTACAGAGCAGCAGCTGCTGCTTGTTGGTAAAAAAAATTCTGTTGCTGTGGAAACTGATGCATCAATTGCGGTTATTGGACAATCTCAACGGCTAGACAGTCTTGATAGCCATCCTCTAGCAGATTGCAATATATCTTATGATATTCCATCTCAACGTCATACCTACTGCAGTGGAGAGTCTATGAAGTCATTTCTACCATCTGAAACCCTGAGAGATTTTAATAATTCTGGGCGAATTGTAACCCACACTGGTGAGGAAGAACTTAAGAACTCAAATCAATTGGATGTACCCTTCACATCACTTGGAATCAAAATCCATAGCATGCAACCTGAAAATATCACCACTACTTGTGATGCTCATGTTATTCCACACAATCATGATGCAATGTGCCATACTTCAGCAATGGACACTGAAATTGCTGCCGCTTGTGATGTTGCTGATGCAGAAGATTCTGCTCAACCCAATGTTATCAAATTTTCTGTATTCCAGAATGAAGGGCCTAAGCAGTCAAGCCACTTGGATGCACTTTCAATTACAAATCATGGTACAGATGGGGGAATTGTAATTGAGGAAAATATGAAAGTTGAAGATGATTTTTTGCTGCCATCATCTGAAAAGTCTATGCATGAAGACTTTATGGAAATAGAACAGTCTAGGGAAGCAAGAGATGATCCAGTTTCTACTGCTCGTGTACTGTCAATTGTGGAGTCTCACAATGAGATCAAAGATAGTGAAGACCATCAGATTGTACATTATGGGCTGCGAGAGGAGTTTGCAATGGAAGAGCCAATGCAAAATGAACATCGTGCTGATATTAATTATCCAACTTCAG TGAAGAGGAAAGTGAAACAGAGGAAACGCAGCAAAGCTTGTTTACTCCCTTTCAAGCGCTTTTTGAATCCTACACCTTTCAAGAGGAAAGCTCAGAAAACTAAAGCCATGATTAAATTAGTGTGA
- the LOC127813064 gene encoding uncharacterized protein LOC127813064 isoform X2, translating into MYGHSNHSLIRYDTPDFLFPTLAAAAPMPNFESPPPLEARAGSNELEAMAAAPRKSEVGHGYGSCGSPSYSAPSTPGLMQRSVSTHSLRQKNNNTGTGFSRNMLPTLPAVFLGSGTSPVKRVCSTGDLEKLKMVQQYHQRSSESPLSNENNYTIIEGMNKACRYGPEEKKERIERYRSKRNRRNFNKKIKEDFGRQQATRQRSIREEQRDRGELSAEAAVLLEQPWWVWVCGGGKR; encoded by the exons ATGTACGGTCACAGTAACCATTCGTTGATCCGCTACGACACGCCGGACTTCCTATTCCCGACACTCGCCGCCGCCGCGCCAATGCCAAATTTCGAGTCGCCGCCGCCTCTTGAAGCACGGGCAGGCAGCAATGAGTTGGAGGCGATGGCGGCGGCGCCGCGGAAGTCAGAGGTGGGTCACGGGTATGGCAGCTGCGGGTCTCCCAGTTACTCGGCTCCGTCGACGCCGGGTTTGATGCAGCGGAGCGTGAGCACCCACTCGCTTCGTCAGAAGAACAATAATACTGGCACTGGGTTTAGCCGGAATATGCTTCCGACTTTGCCAGCTGTGTTCTTGGGCTCTGGGACTTCCCCAGTGAAAAGGGTTTGCAGTACAGGTGACTTGGAG AAGCTGAAGATGGTGCAACAGTACCACCAGAGATCATCTGAGAGCCCATTATCGAACGAAAACAACTATACTATCATAGAAGGAATGAACAAAGCCTGTCGCTACGGCCCTgaggagaagaaggagaggaTTGAGAGATACAGAAGCAAGAGAAACCGAAGAAACTTCAACAAGAAGATCAAG GAAGACTTTGGCCGACAACAGGCCACGCGTCAGAGGTCGATTCGCGAGGAACAAAGAGATCGAGGGGAGCTCTCTGCAGAAGCAGCAGTACTGCTGGAGCAGCCATGGTGGGTCTGGGTGTGTGGAGGAGGAAaacgatga
- the LOC127787086 gene encoding uncharacterized protein LOC127787086: MVGPLQAQASHSGTPRVGDSFGAALLKDFMALRPPEFSGGADTTEAEDWLLAVEKHLRSIGCAEGHRVRLGTFLLRGDAERWWETTRQRYGDGGLTWAQFVAAFNETYIPAWVREQKVFEFVDLQQGNKTVTQYETDFVALSRYALELVTPESRRVSKFQRGLRPEIRHAMAGIEAPDFPTAVKWAHAVERDRLEARSDQSVMKGAGSSSKKRKWDAGSKSFGLPQCRQCGQRHQAQCRDVRRDVCYRCGQPGHLKRDCPQGPRPATPAPPATPATG, encoded by the coding sequence ATGGTAGGACCGCTACAGGCCCAGGCATCACATTCAGGTACTCCGAGAGTAGGGGACAGTTTTGGTGCCGCATTACTTAAAGATTTCATGGCCCTACgtccaccagagtttagtggaggcgccGACACGACAGAGGCCGAGGATTGGCTACTGGCTGTAGAGAAGCATCTACGATCTATAGGCTGTGCAGAGGGCCATAGAGTTCGATTGGGAACCTTCCTGTTGCGAGGAGACGCCGAgcgatggtgggagaccaccagacagcGATATGGTGATGGAGGCCTGACATGGGCACAGTTTGTCGCGGCATTCAATGAGACTTATATACCGGCTTGGGTCAGAGAACAGAAGGTGTTCGAGTTTGTTGACTTACAGCAAGGAAACAAGACAGTCACACAGTACGAGACTGATTTTGTGGCGTTATCTCGTTATGCTCTAgagttagtgacccctgagtcTCGTAGAGTCagcaagtttcagagggggCTACGACCAGAGATTCGTCACGCCATGGCTGGTATCGAGGCACCCGACTTTCCTACGGCTGTAAAGTGGGCCCACGCAGTGGAGCGGGACCGATTGGAGGCACGATCAGATCAGTCAGTCATGAAGGGCGCTGGGAGTAGCAGTAAGAAAAGGAAGTGGGATGCGGGCAGTAAGAGTTTTGGGCTTCCACAGTGCCGGCAGTGCGGACAGAGACACCAGGCTCAGTGCCGGGATGTTCGTCGGGACGTGtgttatcgctgtggtcagccGGGACATTTGAAGAGGGACTGTCCACAAGGGCCCAGACCAGCTACACCGGccccaccagctacaccggccacCGGGTAG
- the LOC127813064 gene encoding zinc finger protein CO3 isoform X1 — MYGHSNHSLIRYDTPDFLFPTLAAAAPMPNFESPPPLEARAGSNELEAMAAAPRKSEVGHGYGSCGSPSYSAPSTPGLMQRSVSTHSLRQKNNNTGTGFSRNMLPTLPAVFLGSGTSPVKRVCSTGDLEKLKMVQQYHQRSSESPLSNENNYTIIEGMNKACRYGPEEKKERIERYRSKRNRRNFNKKIKYACRKTLADNRPRVRGRFARNKEIEGSSLQKQQYCWSSHGGSGCVEEENDEEEEEEEDEDNWVNFLQYSFSANA; from the exons ATGTACGGTCACAGTAACCATTCGTTGATCCGCTACGACACGCCGGACTTCCTATTCCCGACACTCGCCGCCGCCGCGCCAATGCCAAATTTCGAGTCGCCGCCGCCTCTTGAAGCACGGGCAGGCAGCAATGAGTTGGAGGCGATGGCGGCGGCGCCGCGGAAGTCAGAGGTGGGTCACGGGTATGGCAGCTGCGGGTCTCCCAGTTACTCGGCTCCGTCGACGCCGGGTTTGATGCAGCGGAGCGTGAGCACCCACTCGCTTCGTCAGAAGAACAATAATACTGGCACTGGGTTTAGCCGGAATATGCTTCCGACTTTGCCAGCTGTGTTCTTGGGCTCTGGGACTTCCCCAGTGAAAAGGGTTTGCAGTACAGGTGACTTGGAG AAGCTGAAGATGGTGCAACAGTACCACCAGAGATCATCTGAGAGCCCATTATCGAACGAAAACAACTATACTATCATAGAAGGAATGAACAAAGCCTGTCGCTACGGCCCTgaggagaagaaggagaggaTTGAGAGATACAGAAGCAAGAGAAACCGAAGAAACTTCAACAAGAAGATCAAG TATGCATGTAGGAAGACTTTGGCCGACAACAGGCCACGCGTCAGAGGTCGATTCGCGAGGAACAAAGAGATCGAGGGGAGCTCTCTGCAGAAGCAGCAGTACTGCTGGAGCAGCCATGGTGGGTCTGGGTGTGTGGAGGAGGAAaacgatgaagaagaagaagaagaagaagatgaagacaacTGGGTCAACTTTCTCCAGTACTCGTTTTCGGCAAATGCCTAG
- the LOC127810496 gene encoding histone H4, producing MSGRGKGGKGLGKGGAKRHRKVLRDNIQGITKPAIRRLARRGGVKRISGLIYEETRGVLKIFLENVIRDAVTYTEHARRKTVTAMDVVYALKRQGRTLYGFGG from the coding sequence ATGTCGGGAAGAGGAAAGGGAGGCAAGGGGTTGGGGAAGGGAGGAGCAAAGCGGCACCGCAAGGTTCTCCGGGACAACATCCAGGGGATCACGAAGCCGGCGATAAGGAGGCTGGCTCGCAGGGGAGGAGTGAAGCGGATCAGCGGCCTCATCTACGAGGAGACGCGTGGCGTGCTAAAGATCTTCTTGGAGAACGTCATCCGCGACGCCGTCACCTACACCGAGCACGCTCGCCGGAAGACGGTCACCGCCATGGACGTCGTCTATGCCCTCAAGCGCCAAGGCAGGACCCTCTATGGTTTCGGCGGCTAG